In Pelagibius sp. CAU 1746, the following proteins share a genomic window:
- a CDS encoding 2-dehydro-3-deoxygalactonokinase yields MKDCIIGVDWGSSSFRAYLLGPDGEILERREAAGGVLRVRGGDFAAALLAEVGDWLKQAPDSLVVMSGMIGSRQGWREIPYVDCPAGPAEVAGGLERVDWGEGEAWIVPGLLDESRPGRPDVMRGEEAQVLGALAQMPPGGGVVCLPGTHSKWVRVVDGVVQGFATYMTGEVYDLLQGHSILGRLMTKGAVNADRWFLDGVALAREGGLLNRLFTARSRVLAGSLPETEVRSYLSGLLIGDELFSALGEEEAEVFLLGAPALTALYEAALGKLGRTAVTLETDAVAAGLYALAQHLRRSEG; encoded by the coding sequence GTGAAGGATTGTATCATTGGTGTCGATTGGGGCAGTTCGTCCTTCCGCGCCTATCTTCTGGGTCCTGACGGAGAGATCCTGGAGCGGCGTGAGGCGGCGGGCGGCGTTCTCAGGGTACGCGGCGGCGATTTCGCCGCCGCCTTGCTGGCCGAGGTCGGCGACTGGCTGAAGCAGGCACCGGACTCGCTCGTCGTCATGAGCGGCATGATAGGCAGCCGCCAGGGCTGGCGCGAAATCCCCTATGTGGATTGTCCGGCGGGCCCGGCGGAGGTTGCCGGTGGACTGGAGCGTGTCGATTGGGGCGAGGGCGAAGCCTGGATTGTGCCCGGCTTGCTGGACGAATCGCGCCCCGGACGCCCGGACGTCATGCGCGGCGAGGAGGCCCAGGTCCTGGGTGCCCTGGCGCAGATGCCGCCGGGCGGAGGTGTGGTCTGCCTGCCCGGCACGCACAGCAAATGGGTGCGGGTGGTGGACGGCGTTGTCCAGGGCTTCGCCACCTACATGACCGGAGAGGTCTACGACCTGCTGCAGGGGCATTCCATTCTCGGCCGCCTGATGACCAAGGGTGCCGTGAACGCCGACCGCTGGTTCCTGGACGGCGTGGCGCTGGCGCGGGAAGGCGGTCTGTTGAACCGCCTCTTCACGGCGCGCAGCCGCGTGCTGGCCGGCAGCTTGCCCGAAACGGAGGTGCGCAGCTATCTCTCCGGCCTACTGATCGGCGACGAGCTGTTCTCGGCGTTGGGCGAGGAGGAGGCGGAGGTTTTCCTGCTCGGCGCGCCGGCTCTGACCGCGCTCTACGAGGCGGCGCTGGGCAAGCTCGGCAGAACGGCCGTCACCCTGGAGACGGATGCCGTGGCGGCCGGCCTCTACGCCCTGGCACAGCATCTGAGAAGGTCGGAGGGCTGA
- a CDS encoding fumarylacetoacetate hydrolase family protein, whose amino-acid sequence MKLLRYGAMGQEKPGALDRKGTLRDLSGHIDDLTGAALLPEALEKLKALDLESLPAVDGSPRLGPCVGGVGKFVAIGLNYADHAAEAGVDVPKEPVIFMKATSSICGPNDNVVIPRGSQKCDWEVELACVIGKPGRYIDEADALGHVAGYCVVNDVSERAFQLEGTGQWVKGKSADTFGPVGPWLVTRDEIADPQNLRLWLEVNGHRYQDGSTRTMVFKMAHLISYVSRFMSLQSGDIITTGTPPGVGMGQTPPTYLKPGDSITLSVEGLGEQRQHVVAAD is encoded by the coding sequence ATGAAGCTGCTGCGCTATGGAGCCATGGGCCAGGAAAAACCCGGAGCACTCGACCGCAAAGGCACGCTGCGCGACCTGTCCGGCCATATCGACGACCTGACCGGCGCGGCGTTGCTGCCGGAGGCCCTGGAGAAGCTGAAAGCCCTGGACCTGGAGAGCCTGCCCGCCGTCGACGGCTCGCCGCGCCTCGGCCCTTGCGTCGGCGGCGTCGGCAAGTTCGTCGCCATCGGCCTCAACTACGCAGACCACGCCGCCGAGGCCGGCGTCGACGTGCCCAAGGAGCCGGTGATCTTCATGAAGGCGACCAGCTCGATCTGCGGGCCCAACGACAACGTCGTCATTCCGCGCGGCTCCCAGAAGTGCGACTGGGAGGTGGAGTTGGCCTGCGTCATCGGCAAACCGGGCAGGTACATCGACGAGGCCGATGCCCTCGGGCACGTCGCCGGCTACTGCGTGGTCAACGACGTCTCCGAGCGCGCCTTCCAGTTGGAAGGCACCGGACAGTGGGTAAAAGGCAAGAGCGCCGACACCTTCGGCCCGGTCGGTCCCTGGCTGGTCACCCGCGACGAGATTGCCGACCCGCAGAACCTGCGTCTCTGGCTGGAAGTCAACGGCCACCGCTACCAGGACGGCAGCACCCGCACCATGGTCTTCAAGATGGCTCACCTGATCAGCTACGTCAGCAGGTTCATGAGCCTGCAGAGCGGCGACATCATCACCACCGGCACACCGCCGGGGGTCGGCATGGGTCAGACCCCGCCGACCTATCTGAAGCCGGGCGACAGCATCACCCTCAGCGTGGAAGGCCTGGGCGAGCAGCGCCAGCACGTCGTCGCCGCCGACTGA
- a CDS encoding histidine phosphatase family protein encodes MPELLLLRHAKSDWKAAAEDDFERPLAKRGRRAAPLMGKYLRAEKLEPNLVLCSSARRARETLELVSAALASAPEISYLKSLYLAPPSRMIAVLRRQKPETGRILLIAHNPGLQRLALELARGAAGRGHGAARRRLAEKFPTAALARLRIAAWETLGEAPAELLTFIGPRDLEGEA; translated from the coding sequence ATGCCGGAACTGCTGCTGCTGCGCCATGCGAAATCGGACTGGAAGGCCGCGGCCGAGGACGACTTCGAGCGCCCTTTGGCCAAGCGCGGCCGCCGGGCGGCGCCACTCATGGGAAAATACCTGCGCGCCGAGAAGCTTGAGCCCAACCTGGTGCTTTGTTCGTCGGCGCGGCGCGCCCGGGAAACCCTGGAGCTGGTGTCGGCAGCGCTGGCATCTGCGCCGGAAATCAGCTACCTGAAGTCGCTCTACCTGGCGCCGCCGAGCCGGATGATCGCGGTGCTTCGCCGCCAGAAGCCGGAGACCGGCCGTATTCTGCTGATTGCCCACAATCCGGGCCTGCAGAGGCTGGCGCTGGAACTGGCGCGCGGCGCAGCGGGCCGGGGTCATGGCGCGGCGCGGCGGCGATTGGCCGAGAAGTTTCCAACCGCGGCGCTGGCGCGGCTCCGGATTGCGGCCTGGGAAACTCTGGGCGAGGCGCCCGCCGAGTTGCTGACCTTCATCGGGCCGCGGGATCTGGAAGGCGAGGCGTGA
- a CDS encoding 2-dehydro-3-deoxy-6-phosphogalactonate aldolase, producing the protein MEGLKPWLEGLPLVAILRGVKPEEVVAIGEALVAAGITMIEVPLNSPQPFKSIAALAQAFGEEVLVGAGTVLDTADVSRVVEVGGRLVVAPNSDPAVIAACAADELIVVPGFATPTEGLRAARAGADALKLFPAEGIPPAVVMAMMAVLPPVLPVLAVGSITPEKILPYWQAGVRGFGLGGSLYKPGDGPAEVAPRVAPFRDAVAKARAGA; encoded by the coding sequence ATGGAGGGGTTGAAACCCTGGCTCGAAGGCCTGCCGCTGGTGGCTATTCTGCGTGGCGTGAAGCCCGAGGAAGTGGTGGCCATCGGTGAAGCGCTGGTCGCGGCCGGGATCACCATGATCGAGGTGCCGTTGAACTCGCCGCAGCCCTTCAAGAGTATCGCGGCCTTGGCGCAGGCCTTCGGCGAGGAGGTTCTTGTCGGCGCCGGCACCGTGCTCGATACGGCGGACGTCAGCCGTGTGGTCGAGGTCGGAGGCCGTCTGGTGGTCGCCCCCAACAGCGACCCCGCCGTGATCGCCGCCTGCGCGGCCGACGAGCTGATCGTGGTGCCGGGCTTCGCCACGCCGACCGAAGGGCTGCGCGCCGCCCGCGCCGGGGCCGACGCCCTGAAGCTCTTTCCGGCCGAGGGAATCCCGCCGGCGGTGGTCATGGCGATGATGGCGGTGCTGCCGCCGGTGCTGCCGGTCCTCGCGGTCGGCTCCATCACGCCGGAGAAGATCCTGCCCTATTGGCAGGCGGGGGTGCGGGGTTTCGGCCTGGGCGGCAGCCTCTACAAGCCCGGCGACGGTCCGGCGGAGGTGGCCCCGCGCGTCGCGCCCTTCCGCGACGCGGTCGCAAAGGCGCGGGCTGGGGCCTGA
- a CDS encoding SMP-30/gluconolactonase/LRE family protein: MPDAQCLWQAGAALGEGPLWSPREAALYWVDIKAPALHRYRPEDGDKTSWMMPEPIGWVIERANGEGLVAGFKERGFAFLTPGTMMPEVIGQPEPDYPNNRFNDAKADAQGRIWAGTMDENEREAHGSLYRLDPDLDWHRVDKGYVVANGPAFSPDGATLYHTDTFEGKIYAFDVAKGGKLTNKRVFVTIPEGDGYPDGMTCDAEGCLWVAHWGGWRITRFAASGRVDRVIEMPVSQVTSLAFGGAGMDRLFVTSAATGLSEKELEEQPLAGALFEIDPGVKGLPAGQFGG; this comes from the coding sequence ATGCCGGACGCGCAATGCCTTTGGCAGGCGGGGGCGGCCCTGGGAGAAGGGCCGCTGTGGTCGCCACGCGAGGCAGCACTCTATTGGGTCGACATCAAGGCGCCCGCGCTGCACCGCTATCGTCCGGAAGACGGGGACAAGACCTCCTGGATGATGCCGGAGCCGATCGGCTGGGTGATCGAGCGCGCCAACGGCGAGGGCTTGGTGGCGGGTTTCAAGGAGCGCGGTTTCGCTTTTCTGACACCGGGCACCATGATGCCCGAGGTCATCGGCCAGCCCGAGCCGGACTATCCGAATAACCGCTTCAACGACGCCAAGGCCGATGCCCAAGGGCGCATCTGGGCCGGCACCATGGACGAGAACGAGCGCGAAGCCCACGGCAGTCTCTACCGCCTGGACCCTGACCTCGACTGGCATCGCGTCGACAAGGGCTACGTCGTGGCCAACGGTCCGGCATTCAGTCCCGACGGGGCGACGCTGTACCACACCGATACTTTCGAAGGAAAAATCTACGCCTTCGACGTGGCCAAGGGCGGCAAGCTGACGAACAAGAGAGTCTTCGTGACGATCCCCGAAGGCGACGGCTATCCCGACGGCATGACCTGCGATGCCGAGGGATGTCTCTGGGTCGCTCATTGGGGCGGTTGGCGCATCACCCGCTTCGCAGCTTCGGGCCGGGTCGACAGGGTCATCGAGATGCCGGTCTCCCAGGTGACCAGCCTCGCCTTCGGCGGCGCAGGGATGGACCGGCTGTTCGTGACCTCGGCTGCGACCGGGCTGTCCGAGAAGGAATTGGAAGAGCAGCCGCTCGCCGGCGCCCTATTCGAGATCGATCCCGGGGTGAAGGGCCTGCCGGCCGGGCAGTTCGGCGGCTGA
- a CDS encoding CHAD domain-containing protein, whose translation MAKPNPGGSSAPLETELKLRGAPETLLRLWRALPQAGSAGAPRIKDLESTYYDTADLRLRKRGLALRIRRDGARFLQTVKTGDTAASAVLIRGEWEGEVPSPEPRPEIVDDPAIRAELDLISPGDLRPVFTTRVHREVMQVNGTDSLGRPRTIEAAFDRGEIEASGIREPLAEIELELLQGPPRALFDLALTLQDIAPTRIETRSKSARGYALATGRKPTWQRAEALKLTARMRADDALAAILGACLRHWTANEAAVLESGDPEGVHQLRIGLRRFRSALSVFGDLLPQETLQWLKTEAKWTLNALGAARDWDVFQADLLAPLEAHYPGDPGMAALRAAAQDRRAEAYRQACEALSAPRYTRFLLRLGAWLEDRGWHCAELAPEQAKALKRPLPDLAAALQTRRHRKTLKLGKGFKTLSAAERHRLRIAVKQLRYTTEFLRGLYPAKRARRYLAALHDLQDSLGHLNDVTIAEHLLAELTRNAGRGKAAGQLHQAAGRMVGWYGRALLDFEPDMRRTWKSFAASDPFWKKPRKPGRKQKA comes from the coding sequence ATGGCCAAGCCGAACCCAGGCGGATCTTCGGCGCCCTTGGAAACCGAGTTGAAGCTGCGGGGCGCCCCGGAGACGCTTCTGCGTCTGTGGCGGGCCTTGCCGCAAGCCGGCAGCGCTGGCGCGCCCAGAATCAAGGACCTGGAGAGCACCTACTACGACACCGCCGACTTGCGCCTGCGCAAGCGGGGGCTCGCCCTTCGCATCCGCCGCGATGGCGCCCGCTTTCTCCAGACGGTGAAGACCGGCGATACCGCCGCTTCCGCCGTGTTGATCCGCGGCGAGTGGGAGGGCGAGGTGCCATCCCCGGAGCCGCGGCCGGAGATCGTCGACGACCCGGCCATCCGCGCCGAACTGGACCTGATCTCCCCCGGCGACTTGCGCCCCGTCTTCACCACCCGCGTTCACCGCGAGGTGATGCAGGTGAACGGCACCGATTCCCTGGGCCGTCCGAGAACCATCGAGGCCGCCTTCGACCGCGGAGAAATCGAAGCCTCCGGCATCCGCGAGCCCCTGGCCGAGATCGAGCTGGAACTGCTGCAAGGGCCGCCGCGCGCGCTCTTCGATCTCGCCCTCACCCTGCAGGACATTGCCCCCACAAGGATCGAGACGCGCAGCAAGTCGGCGCGCGGTTATGCCCTGGCGACCGGGCGCAAGCCGACCTGGCAGCGCGCCGAAGCGCTGAAACTGACGGCCCGGATGCGGGCCGACGACGCCCTGGCGGCGATCCTTGGGGCCTGCCTCAGACACTGGACCGCCAATGAAGCGGCTGTCCTGGAGAGCGGAGATCCGGAAGGCGTTCATCAGCTCCGGATCGGCCTCCGGCGCTTCCGTTCCGCCCTGTCGGTCTTCGGCGATCTGCTGCCGCAGGAGACGCTTCAATGGCTGAAGACGGAAGCGAAGTGGACGCTGAACGCTCTGGGCGCGGCCCGCGACTGGGACGTCTTCCAGGCGGATCTCCTGGCGCCCTTGGAAGCGCATTACCCAGGCGACCCCGGCATGGCGGCGCTGCGCGCGGCGGCGCAGGACCGGCGGGCAGAGGCCTACCGGCAGGCCTGCGAGGCTCTCTCGGCCCCACGCTACACCCGCTTCCTGCTGCGGCTCGGCGCCTGGCTGGAAGATCGCGGCTGGCACTGCGCCGAGCTCGCCCCCGAACAGGCCAAGGCTCTGAAACGGCCGCTTCCGGACCTGGCCGCGGCGCTGCAGACCCGGCGGCACCGCAAGACCTTGAAACTCGGCAAGGGGTTCAAGACCCTGTCCGCCGCCGAGCGCCACCGGCTGCGCATCGCCGTGAAGCAGTTGCGCTATACCACCGAGTTTCTCCGCGGCCTCTACCCGGCCAAACGAGCCCGACGCTATCTGGCGGCGCTGCACGACCTGCAGGACAGCCTGGGGCATCTGAACGACGTGACGATAGCGGAACATCTGCTGGCCGAGCTGACGCGGAACGCCGGCCGGGGCAAGGCCGCCGGCCAGCTGCATCAGGCCGCCGGACGAATGGTCGGCTGGTACGGCCGCGCCCTGCTGGACTTCGAGCCGGACATGCGCCGCACCTGGAAGTCCTTCGCCGCCAGCGACCCGTTCTGGAAGAAGCCGCGGAAACCCGGAAGGAAGCAGAAGGCCTGA
- a CDS encoding NAD(P)/FAD-dependent oxidoreductase codes for MPTPGPDTLFDCIVLGAGISGVTAARDLQQAGLKVLLLEGSDRIGGRMKSIRNFVKKNGKPVPVEGGAEYIHVAEQDRYLEFWREVRKHGFSASPLHKCGMGILKIPRNRMYFSPWKRTKMLAEVIVQPEFWDLPDALQQIQEFDAEASADITAETFIQRYAGKNDLSARGLALLRYTLSAHTPGPLNEISIAGLKTDAIVDQLMERKELRMEHDAVKPFGLCGFDSLPAKIAEEFKKAGGRLEKSRAGSTARKVVKIARPAADRIVVTTQGGQTYTGRSAVCTFSAGMLNPVSGEGDSILGPLLTDRKREALGLVRMGAITKFSLEFKERVWVDDGGESAGHMTVLSNPRGKARTFFSSFPKEHLGPHVLTGLLMNEDHDQIAEMSDDEAVAHVFAELGKIYGRGRRWTQKNLLAGFTDRGGRFRPNFLRQDWSKDAFAKGGNSYLAHRPRRPGRMLAKEAREALKDPRETLPLFWAGEAVASAYDPRYQPLAVHGAYISGLRAAADVLQYLKVDGGDAARFDRYYKLRYLQ; via the coding sequence ATGCCGACACCAGGACCGGATACGCTTTTCGATTGCATTGTGCTCGGTGCGGGAATCAGCGGCGTTACCGCCGCGCGCGACCTGCAGCAGGCCGGACTCAAGGTGCTGCTGCTGGAAGGTTCGGATCGCATCGGCGGACGCATGAAGTCGATCCGGAACTTCGTGAAGAAGAACGGCAAGCCGGTGCCCGTGGAAGGCGGGGCGGAGTACATCCATGTCGCAGAGCAGGACCGCTATCTGGAATTCTGGCGCGAAGTGCGCAAGCACGGCTTTTCCGCTTCGCCGCTGCACAAATGCGGCATGGGAATCCTCAAGATTCCCCGCAACCGCATGTACTTCAGCCCCTGGAAGCGCACGAAGATGTTGGCGGAGGTGATCGTCCAGCCGGAGTTCTGGGACTTGCCCGATGCGCTCCAGCAGATCCAGGAGTTCGACGCTGAAGCCAGCGCCGACATTACGGCGGAAACCTTCATCCAGCGCTATGCCGGTAAGAACGATCTCTCGGCGCGCGGCCTGGCCTTGCTGCGCTACACGCTTTCGGCCCACACGCCGGGTCCCTTGAACGAGATCTCCATCGCCGGGCTGAAGACAGACGCCATCGTCGACCAGCTCATGGAGCGCAAGGAACTGCGCATGGAGCACGATGCCGTGAAGCCCTTCGGCCTCTGCGGTTTCGACAGCCTGCCGGCGAAGATCGCCGAGGAGTTCAAGAAGGCGGGTGGCCGGCTGGAGAAGAGCCGGGCCGGCTCGACCGCCAGGAAGGTGGTGAAGATCGCGCGGCCAGCGGCCGACCGGATCGTGGTGACCACGCAGGGCGGTCAGACCTATACCGGGCGCAGCGCCGTCTGCACCTTCTCCGCCGGGATGCTCAATCCCGTGAGCGGCGAGGGAGACAGCATTCTCGGGCCGCTGCTGACCGACCGCAAGCGCGAGGCCTTGGGCCTGGTGCGCATGGGGGCGATCACCAAGTTCAGCCTGGAATTCAAGGAACGGGTCTGGGTCGACGACGGCGGCGAGTCCGCCGGCCACATGACGGTGCTGAGCAATCCCCGCGGCAAGGCGCGGACGTTCTTCTCTTCCTTTCCCAAGGAGCACCTGGGCCCGCACGTGCTGACGGGGCTGTTGATGAACGAGGATCACGACCAGATCGCGGAGATGAGCGATGACGAGGCCGTGGCTCACGTCTTTGCGGAACTGGGCAAGATCTACGGACGCGGGCGGCGCTGGACCCAGAAAAATCTGCTGGCCGGCTTCACCGACCGCGGCGGCAGGTTCAGGCCGAACTTCCTGCGCCAGGATTGGTCGAAGGATGCTTTCGCCAAGGGCGGCAATTCCTATCTCGCCCACAGGCCCCGGCGTCCCGGCAGAATGCTGGCCAAGGAGGCCCGCGAGGCCCTGAAGGACCCGCGCGAGACGCTGCCGCTGTTCTGGGCGGGAGAGGCCGTGGCCTCGGCCTATGACCCGAGGTATCAACCCCTGGCGGTTCACGGCGCCTACATCAGCGGCCTGCGCGCGGCGGCAGACGTGTTGCAGTATCTGAAGGTCGACGGCGGCGATGCGGCGCGCTTCGACCGGTACTACAAGTTGCGCTACCTGCAATAG
- a CDS encoding 2-hydroxyacid dehydrogenase, translating to MTSARALKQLENSVKPELVMVGPMMPHVMEALDRDFTVHRLWEAEDRKALLAEVAGRVRAIATSGNLGADAATIDALPKLEIIACYGVGVDAIDLAHAAKRKVIVTNTPDVLNDDVANMAIALLLATSREIVNGDRYVRAGKWLKGAMHLTRALRGRKLGVLGLGRIGKDIARKAEVFGLEIAYHGRRRQDGISYRYYGDLVEMARDCDILVAICPGGPATDKIVDRAVLDALGPEGTFINVARGSVVDEPALVAALQEGTLGAAGLDVFAEEPKVPEALLDMDQVVLQPHAASATTETRRAMGDLVVDNLRAHFTGKPVLTPV from the coding sequence GTGACTTCTGCCCGGGCGCTCAAGCAACTGGAGAACAGCGTGAAGCCGGAACTGGTAATGGTCGGCCCGATGATGCCGCATGTCATGGAGGCACTCGACCGCGACTTCACGGTCCACCGCTTGTGGGAAGCCGAAGACAGGAAGGCGCTGCTCGCCGAGGTTGCCGGCCGGGTGCGCGCCATCGCGACCAGCGGCAATCTGGGCGCCGACGCCGCCACCATCGACGCCCTGCCGAAGCTGGAAATCATCGCCTGCTATGGCGTCGGGGTGGACGCCATCGACCTGGCCCACGCCGCCAAGCGCAAGGTGATCGTCACCAACACGCCCGACGTGCTGAACGACGACGTCGCCAACATGGCCATCGCCCTGCTGCTCGCCACCTCGCGCGAGATCGTCAACGGCGACCGCTACGTGCGCGCCGGCAAGTGGCTGAAGGGCGCCATGCACCTGACCCGTGCCCTCCGCGGGCGCAAGCTCGGCGTCCTGGGCCTGGGACGCATCGGCAAGGACATCGCCCGCAAGGCCGAAGTCTTCGGCTTGGAAATCGCCTACCACGGGCGCCGGCGGCAGGACGGTATCAGCTACCGATACTACGGCGACCTGGTGGAGATGGCGCGCGACTGCGATATCCTGGTCGCCATCTGCCCGGGCGGACCGGCAACCGACAAGATCGTCGACCGTGCGGTGCTCGACGCGCTGGGACCCGAGGGAACCTTCATCAACGTGGCCCGCGGCTCAGTCGTCGACGAACCGGCGCTGGTCGCGGCCCTGCAGGAAGGCACGCTGGGCGCCGCCGGCCTGGACGTCTTCGCCGAGGAGCCGAAGGTGCCCGAAGCCCTCCTCGACATGGACCAAGTCGTGCTGCAACCCCATGCCGCGAGCGCCACCACGGAGACCCGCCGCGCCATGGGCGACCTGGTGGTCGACAATCTGCGCGCGCACTTTACCGGAAAACCGGTGCTGACGCCGGTCTAG
- a CDS encoding IlvD/Edd family dehydratase has protein sequence MDRRLRSQSWFNDRDNPGMTALYLERYLNYGLTKDELTSGKPIIGIAQTGSDLSPCNRVHLDLAARLRDGIRDAGGIAFEFPVHPIQETGRRPTAALDRNLAYLGLVEILHGYPLDGVILTTGCDKTTPACLMAAATVDMPAIAMNGGPMLDGYWNGRLVGSGTVIWEARRLHAAGEIDYDEFIGMVAASAPSAGHCNTMGTASSMNALAEALGMMLPGAAAIPAPYRERGQMAYETGRRIVDMVWEELTPSKIMTRAAFENAIVVNSAIGGSTNCPIHVNAIARHMGVELAIEDWQTFGHDIPLLVNVQPAGEYLAEGYHRAGGLPAVMGELIRAGKINTDAMTVAGKTMGELHGDTVASDRDVIRAYDNPLLEEAGFVVLSGNLFDSAIMKTSVISDHFRERYLSRPGQENVFEGRAIVFEGPEDYHDRINDPALNIDENCLLFVRGCGPVGYPGSAEVVNMQPPDSLIKAGVIELPTIGDGRQSGTSGSPSILNASPESAVGSGLAILQTGDSVRIDLNARRVDLLIGEEEMAARRKALKPVELENQTPWQEIYRGAVGQLAGGGCLELATHYRQVARKLPRHSH, from the coding sequence ATGGACCGGCGGCTGCGCAGCCAAAGCTGGTTCAACGACAGGGACAATCCCGGCATGACGGCGCTCTACCTGGAGCGCTACCTGAACTACGGCCTGACCAAGGATGAGCTGACCTCCGGCAAGCCGATCATCGGTATCGCCCAGACCGGCAGCGACCTGTCGCCCTGCAACCGCGTTCATCTGGATCTCGCAGCGCGTCTGCGCGACGGCATCCGCGATGCCGGCGGCATCGCCTTCGAGTTTCCCGTCCATCCGATCCAAGAGACCGGACGCCGCCCGACCGCGGCGCTGGACCGTAATCTTGCCTACCTCGGCCTTGTCGAGATTCTGCACGGCTATCCTCTCGACGGCGTCATCCTGACCACCGGCTGCGATAAGACCACGCCGGCCTGTCTCATGGCGGCGGCGACGGTCGACATGCCGGCCATCGCGATGAACGGCGGCCCCATGCTGGATGGTTACTGGAACGGCAGGCTGGTCGGCTCCGGCACCGTGATATGGGAGGCGCGGCGCCTTCACGCCGCCGGCGAGATCGACTACGACGAGTTCATCGGCATGGTGGCGGCCTCGGCGCCCAGCGCCGGTCACTGCAACACCATGGGCACCGCGTCTTCCATGAACGCCCTGGCCGAGGCGCTGGGCATGATGCTGCCGGGCGCCGCGGCAATCCCCGCACCCTACCGCGAGCGCGGCCAGATGGCCTACGAGACCGGCCGGCGCATCGTCGATATGGTGTGGGAGGAGCTGACGCCCTCGAAGATCATGACCCGCGCGGCCTTCGAAAACGCCATCGTGGTGAACTCCGCCATCGGCGGCTCCACCAACTGTCCGATCCACGTCAACGCCATCGCCCGCCACATGGGAGTCGAGCTGGCGATCGAGGACTGGCAGACCTTCGGGCACGACATCCCGCTGCTCGTGAACGTCCAGCCCGCCGGCGAGTATCTGGCCGAGGGCTACCACCGTGCCGGCGGCCTGCCGGCGGTGATGGGCGAACTGATCCGCGCCGGCAAGATCAACACCGACGCCATGACCGTGGCCGGCAAGACCATGGGCGAGCTGCACGGCGACACGGTGGCCAGCGACCGCGATGTCATACGTGCTTACGACAACCCGCTGTTGGAGGAAGCCGGTTTCGTGGTGCTGAGCGGCAACCTCTTCGACTCGGCGATCATGAAAACGTCGGTTATCTCCGATCATTTCCGCGAGCGTTACCTTTCCCGGCCGGGCCAGGAGAACGTCTTCGAAGGCCGCGCCATCGTCTTCGAGGGACCTGAGGACTACCACGACCGCATCAACGATCCGGCGCTGAACATTGACGAGAACTGCCTGCTCTTCGTGCGCGGCTGCGGGCCGGTCGGCTATCCCGGTTCGGCGGAGGTGGTGAACATGCAGCCGCCGGACTCCCTCATCAAGGCCGGAGTGATCGAGCTGCCGACCATCGGTGACGGCCGCCAGAGCGGGACCTCGGGCAGCCCCTCGATCCTCAACGCCTCGCCTGAGTCGGCGGTGGGCTCGGGCCTCGCCATCCTGCAGACCGGCGACAGCGTGCGCATCGACCTCAACGCGCGGCGCGTCGACCTGCTGATCGGCGAGGAGGAGATGGCCGCGCGGCGCAAAGCCTTGAAGCCGGTGGAGCTGGAGAACCAGACGCCCTGGCAGGAAATCTATCGCGGCGCCGTGGGTCAGCTTGCCGGCGGCGGCTGCCTGGAACTGGCGACGCATTATCGCCAGGTCGCCCGGAAACTGCCCCGGCATTCTCACTAG